One segment of Anguilla anguilla isolate fAngAng1 chromosome 1, fAngAng1.pri, whole genome shotgun sequence DNA contains the following:
- the LOC118229164 gene encoding glucocorticoid modulatory element-binding protein 1-like isoform X2, with the protein MGTAVVAVETHNEDSDVEGAGIEYGYPITCGGSAAVLLFKKFVCPGINVRCVKYNGQIISPKQFVHLAGKATLKDWKRAIRLGGVMLRKMMDSGQIDFYQHDTVCTNTCRSTKFDLLISNTRFPPPGSALPAPPSPQGNGGPVAIAEDQPEETVATAAEWTSSVATAIATATKAEIKREMGEISEDTLSFWKGIADVGLMAEVVSNIRSELLALLRDIQLRSGQGALQEPDAAALNTLAQMFGLLDSVKRALESRRAQTDQNQEPGLHRTLNSMERQLEEQKRPCDWQQHPQALPSMLLMSPPPAPKRPRLQRPASSSTLIGSSPALIGSSHFLAQRSSGPAPITCTLPQIPIGSQLRTSCYDPAPSKEHSGAGPPEDQGVAGGVEDEEHQAHTTAVKIDPTAGQIYPTAGQINPTAGEVNPTAGEIYPTAGEIYPTAGGGGRGVEEEGQGVEEEKEEEDGSMQL; encoded by the exons ATGGGCACAGCTGTCGTGGCAGTGGAAACTCACAATG AAGACAGCGatgtggagggggcggggattGAATATGGATACCCAATCACATGTGGGGGCAGtgcagctgtgctgctgtttaaGAAGTTTGTTTGCCCTGGAATCAACGTCAGATGTGTAAAG tataaTGGTCAGATTATCAGCCCAAAGCAGTTTGTTCACTTGGCGGGGAAGGCCACCCTCAAGGACTGGAAGAGAGCCATCCGACTGGGCGGAGTCATGCTGAG GAAGATGATGGACTCGGGCCAGATCGATTTCTACCAGCACGACACCGTGTGCACCAACACCTGCCGCAGCACCAAGTTTGACCTGCTGATCAGTAACACTCGCTTTCCCCCCCCCGGGAGTGCCCTGccagcgcccccctccccgcaag GTAACGGAGGTCCGGTTGCTATAGCAGAGGACCAGCCTGAGGAGACGGTTGCCACGGCTGCGGAGTGGACGTCCAGTGTAGCCACTGCCATTGCCACAGCAACCAAGGCTGAGATCaagagggagatgggggagatCTCCG AGGATACCCTGAGCTTCTGGAAGGGCATCGCGGACGTCGGGCTGATGGCGGAGGTCGTGTCCAACATCCGCTCTGAGCTTCTGGCTCTGCTGAGAGACATACAGCTACGCAGCGGACAGGGAGCCCTGCAGGAGCCcg aCGCAGCAGCATTAAACACTCTGGCCCAGATGTTCGGACTGCTGGACTCAGTGAAACGTGCGCTGGAGAGCCGGCGGGCCCAAACGGATCAGAACCAGGAGCCGGGCCTCCACAGAACCCTGAACA GTATGGAGcggcagctggaggagcagaagagGCCGTGTGATTGGCAGCAGCATCCCCAGgccttacccagcatgctcctcATGTCCCCGCCCCCAGCTCCGAAACGGCCCCGCCTCCAGCGTCCTGCATCCTCCTCCACCCTGATTGGGTCCTCCCCTGCCCTGATAGGCTCCTCCCACTTCCTGGCCCAGCGGAgttctggccccgcccccatcaccTGCACCCTGCCACAGATACCAATCGGTTCCCAGCTCAGAACTTCCTGCTatgaccccgcccccagcaaAGAGCATTCAGGGGCGGGGCCACCTGAGGACCAGGGTGTggcagggggggtggaggatgaGGAGCACCAGGCTCACACCACGGCCGTAAAGATCGACCCAACGGCAGGACAGATCTACCCAACAGCAGGACAGATCAACCCAACGGCAGGAGAGGTCAACCCAACGGCAGGAGAGATCTACCCAACAGCAGGAGAGATCTACCCAACagcaggggggggaggaaggggggtggaggaagaggggcagggagtggaggaggagaaggaagaagaggaTGGTAGCATGCAGCTCTAG
- the LOC118229164 gene encoding glucocorticoid modulatory element-binding protein 1-like isoform X1, which produces MAVSVADVVMVKTEDDDSNDSAKTQVILQLHPITQGVCEVTGEMGTAVVAVETHNEDSDVEGAGIEYGYPITCGGSAAVLLFKKFVCPGINVRCVKYNGQIISPKQFVHLAGKATLKDWKRAIRLGGVMLRKMMDSGQIDFYQHDTVCTNTCRSTKFDLLISNTRFPPPGSALPAPPSPQGNGGPVAIAEDQPEETVATAAEWTSSVATAIATATKAEIKREMGEISEDTLSFWKGIADVGLMAEVVSNIRSELLALLRDIQLRSGQGALQEPDAAALNTLAQMFGLLDSVKRALESRRAQTDQNQEPGLHRTLNSMERQLEEQKRPCDWQQHPQALPSMLLMSPPPAPKRPRLQRPASSSTLIGSSPALIGSSHFLAQRSSGPAPITCTLPQIPIGSQLRTSCYDPAPSKEHSGAGPPEDQGVAGGVEDEEHQAHTTAVKIDPTAGQIYPTAGQINPTAGEVNPTAGEIYPTAGEIYPTAGGGGRGVEEEGQGVEEEKEEEDGSMQL; this is translated from the exons ATGGCAGTGTCCGTGGCAGACGTGGTGATGGTGAAGACTGAGGACGACGACTCCAACGACAGTGCCAAGACACAGGTCATCCTGCAGCTTCATCCAATCACGCAGGG AGTTTGTGAGGTCACGGGAGAGATGGGCACAGCTGTCGTGGCAGTGGAAACTCACAATG AAGACAGCGatgtggagggggcggggattGAATATGGATACCCAATCACATGTGGGGGCAGtgcagctgtgctgctgtttaaGAAGTTTGTTTGCCCTGGAATCAACGTCAGATGTGTAAAG tataaTGGTCAGATTATCAGCCCAAAGCAGTTTGTTCACTTGGCGGGGAAGGCCACCCTCAAGGACTGGAAGAGAGCCATCCGACTGGGCGGAGTCATGCTGAG GAAGATGATGGACTCGGGCCAGATCGATTTCTACCAGCACGACACCGTGTGCACCAACACCTGCCGCAGCACCAAGTTTGACCTGCTGATCAGTAACACTCGCTTTCCCCCCCCCGGGAGTGCCCTGccagcgcccccctccccgcaag GTAACGGAGGTCCGGTTGCTATAGCAGAGGACCAGCCTGAGGAGACGGTTGCCACGGCTGCGGAGTGGACGTCCAGTGTAGCCACTGCCATTGCCACAGCAACCAAGGCTGAGATCaagagggagatgggggagatCTCCG AGGATACCCTGAGCTTCTGGAAGGGCATCGCGGACGTCGGGCTGATGGCGGAGGTCGTGTCCAACATCCGCTCTGAGCTTCTGGCTCTGCTGAGAGACATACAGCTACGCAGCGGACAGGGAGCCCTGCAGGAGCCcg aCGCAGCAGCATTAAACACTCTGGCCCAGATGTTCGGACTGCTGGACTCAGTGAAACGTGCGCTGGAGAGCCGGCGGGCCCAAACGGATCAGAACCAGGAGCCGGGCCTCCACAGAACCCTGAACA GTATGGAGcggcagctggaggagcagaagagGCCGTGTGATTGGCAGCAGCATCCCCAGgccttacccagcatgctcctcATGTCCCCGCCCCCAGCTCCGAAACGGCCCCGCCTCCAGCGTCCTGCATCCTCCTCCACCCTGATTGGGTCCTCCCCTGCCCTGATAGGCTCCTCCCACTTCCTGGCCCAGCGGAgttctggccccgcccccatcaccTGCACCCTGCCACAGATACCAATCGGTTCCCAGCTCAGAACTTCCTGCTatgaccccgcccccagcaaAGAGCATTCAGGGGCGGGGCCACCTGAGGACCAGGGTGTggcagggggggtggaggatgaGGAGCACCAGGCTCACACCACGGCCGTAAAGATCGACCCAACGGCAGGACAGATCTACCCAACAGCAGGACAGATCAACCCAACGGCAGGAGAGGTCAACCCAACGGCAGGAGAGATCTACCCAACAGCAGGAGAGATCTACCCAACagcaggggggggaggaaggggggtggaggaagaggggcagggagtggaggaggagaaggaagaagaggaTGGTAGCATGCAGCTCTAG